CGAGGCATGATAATAACCACATAAGAAAAACATAACTTTTTCTTCCAACTTTCTTTTtgtatgatactaatattataCCTTTAGTCCCTCTATAATATTACACATCAACTTTAAAATTCAACacacatttttttaatttttttatttaaaaaatacaaatatcaatttagtccctctataatttgtcaaatttcactttaagccattgataatgataaaaaaaactgTACACACGTATCGTGTGTGCAGAATCTGAATAACTAATATAATATAAGAGAATGTTTTAAAGTTAAGTTGAACTCAGCCTATGTTTTGCATTAGGGATGGTAATTTTCCTCCGAACTCGTTGGAGGATCCGATACCCGACCCGAATAGAAGCGGGTATGCAGGGATTTTTAGACCCGATTAAATAATTGGGTAATCGGGTATGGAGATTTTCGGGTTTGGGTATGGAGGCGGGCTTGATATAATCCGACCCACACCCGACCCGAATACccgtttaaattaaatataaatatatatatgtatatatatatagtaattatatttatttaatctaagtaaatcatacatatatagtaattatatttatttatattaaagatcCATCTTGTCAAATCCAAGTAAATCATAcatatatagtaattatatttatttatattaaagattcatcTTCTCAAATCTAAGTaaatcatacatatataattatatttatttatattaaagattcatctttTCAAATTCAAGTAAATCGATACTTTATCTTTTGTCTTCCCTTTCGTTTTCACTTTTACGTTTCAAGGTTTTACcgttcttttatttttcattcaatttttcatcttctccattgataagtttattccatgtttgacttcaaaaattgaaaaatatttttttttgttgaattgCGTACTTTTATTCAACTaatataaactatttttaatattttgttattttttctataaaatttattttgcaaatttttatcattaataatttctcatattgttcatttaaataattttttaaatattcgtAACTACATTGAAACAagttaaatttgaaaaaattcaattgtaTATGATAATAGGGTATTTGGGTAGGGTATGGTTATCCGATAATCCGATGGTTATGGAGATGAGGATGCAAATTCAATACCCGATGGGTATGAGGATGGATGTATGAAATCCGACCCATATCCTACCCATTGCCATCCTTATTTTGCATAGTGTTTGCTTTTATGATTTGGGGGAGTGGTTAAGAGAGAGGTTTGTGACAgaatgtttttgtaattcttttttttttaaatcttaaaactattatatatattcatagtgtatttatatattttaattaaagtaaaaatatattatattttgaaatataaactctctcttatttaataaatatatatatagttgatCTAACTTGTCCACACCTCCGTCATCCAATGAACTCAGCTGGCACACTAAACGAGAATGCCGTAAATAGcaagaaaaaaattatcatgttaattaatttttattgcttcTCAAAAATTAATACTTATTTGTACGAAGAtcgtatcatttttttttatttttaaaaaaacatatcattaatttcctttttcagaaagtaaaataaaataaaataacatcattaattaatttatcataaattaattaatgatGAGTTTTAGTGTTATTTATTGgttaatatcataatattaatgtGTGATGTACGTCATTATAAATGGAAGAAGTTTCGTCACGAGTGGCAACCTTGCCGCTGCTACCCTTTGGGAATAGTTAGATATTTAACCTTCATTatctaattatatttttttaaaaaaaatttaaccttATTTGATTTCAATTTTGTAACTTAAACCACATTTTAGAATTTTCCTCTCATTTTGCCAATATTATCGTTATCTAAGTGACAATCAAATTTGGCATTATTGTCTCAAAATGAAATAGACCATTGACCCCTACTCTCCCTCCCCTCCGGGCCTTAACCCTCCGTCCTCCACCTCAATTTTCAACATCGAATATTAAAATCAATAAAGTTTAGTTTATAAACTTATGGAGTGATACAAGTTTTTTGAGATAATATTAAGAGAGAGGATGTTAACTGTCAGCAAGATTTCATTCCCGACAACGATGACTGATGGTGGGAGATGACATTTTGGAACTTCGCGAATAGTCAAATTAAACGGGGGCATTCGGAAACATGATCTCATTGGGGAGGTTATCAGCGGGATTGAGAAACAACCCAAGTATCCAACCTTTGTGTTTTTAGGAGCTATACTTTCTTTTAATTATGGAGTTTGTCTTCTTCGAAAAAGAAATTTAATGGGAATGAGGAAAATTTTCACAATATTGGAATAAGAATGTGTATTATATAAAGGTAAAAATGTATATgtagtgatttttttttttttaaaaaaaaagaagataagataagattatatATCAAATATGTGTCTAAATAAAGGTCAATTACTTAAATTAGAACAACTCTTCCTTGGGGGAAATCTCATCACCTTCCCCCTGGGAGTTTATGGCATCAAGTCATCCGTTAAAACTGTTATTGATTTTCACGAcatgacttttttttttatgattggCTTAAGATTAGAGTTTTCCACCCACCCTGGATGTGTATTTTAATTTATCCAAGAAATTGCCAGCCACAACATTAATTCTTACTGAAgtactttttttatttatatttccttgatcgtttattttttttttagaattagTCTTAAAAATTTCTATATTATTTCCCTAATTCAtagtattatatattattaattttgaagGACTAATTTTAAGAGGgttgatatttataatcaatTTTGTGTTATTTAAACTTCACTTTATGTGTAAAATATGTTTCAAATTTATTTAGAAATAAAATGTAAATATCAATTcactaaataataatatatatttttctgcAAACTTTTCTCTTACAATTTCATTTATAATTCTCCCTCAACTATCATATCATTTAGTTAGTAAtaccaaaaaaataaacataattataataaatcaaaatttttgataaaaatgactaaaattatcaaaattgtataaataatatttaaatttgatattaaaaaaaacctaataagaaaaatatatatatatatatatatatatatatatatatatatatatatatatatatgtatgtaaggATTTCACAATACATATAAACCTGAAACCGTAAACTAACAACAAAAGGAGAAAAGGGAAGAAATAACCAAATACGTGGTTCGACCAGAAAAGAAACGCCGATCTACGTTCACAACGAGCTCAGACTCCAGCCAATGCACTACCGATCTCAGATATCTCGGTACTATCTGTCACAAGTTACCTCAGACACCAACGCACATGAACCCTAGTATACACGGTCTCGCAACCTGCTTCTCACAAGGAAGCGCAGACAAGAAAGCAATACCGCTACTGCCTGATGATCAAGATGATCAACCGGAGAGCCGATCAAACCCTAGGAGTACAGAGGAGAAGAAAGTATCTTTTTCGGGAAAGAAGGCGCATAAGCGAAGAGAGCAGAAAACCAGAAGAATCGAGAGTGTTCGAGTCATTTTCCCCCAACCCAAGAGCCCATGTATAAGAGTTATAAATGGGCTTGGGAAACGTACACAGGACACCACTTGGGCCCAAAGATGAAGCCAGCAAAATATGTGGTTGGGCTTCCATCCAGACCAGCAAGGTAGGAGACTTGGGCTTCACTactaacaatatatatatataaaacaaaaaataataatcttattTCTCTTTTTATGTACTTGTGGAGTGCACAACTAATGAAGCTCTATACATAGGAGATTCGTATCCAACTCTCTCACCCGAAATCTCTTTTATCTTCTTCCATCGATGGATCAAGGAGACAAGAAGAAAAGGAAAATGGAAGAGAATATCAACATTATATCATATGctgatgaagaagaaaatgaagaggaGAAGATGGAGAAATTCTTTGCATTACTTAAAAGCAGTCGAGAACTAAAGGAACGCCTGGCGATTCGTAACAGCCAATCACACTCCAAGAAATCCGACAATGAGAAGGCCGCCGCCGCCGCTTCTGCTTGGAATCCGGCATTTCTGTTTGAAGATTTCGAGCCGTCGCCGCCAACGCCGCAGGCGGGCAATGAATGCGCGGAGGCCCAAAAAGCAGGCCCTTCTTCGAAGACTAAAGATGAAGACAAAAATGGTGAGGAAGAGTTGGATCTCAATCTTTCTTTGTGAACTTAATGCGGATATATccggaaaaatatttttttttttttaaatctgaaaaaatatttaccATTGCATGGTTTATTCTAAAACACACTTGTCCACGTGAAAATTAAATGACATCTTatatcttaatttttttataaaaattgaacGAACACCCTGTATCAGCTGGAAATCCGGTGAATTGAAGTATTTTGATAATACTACAATGATACCCCGAAAAATATCGAGGTCATCTTATAACTCGGGCTGGGGAGGGGTTTGGATCAGGATCGGGTCATCCCATAACTAAAAAACGAGATAAAATCCAGCTCGAGTACTATTCCCAGAATTGCAAAAAGAAAGGAAGATAATCAGACCAACAAACGCTCGAGTGAGCCAGGGCTCTCAACTTAGCTTGGGCAGTGTAACAGGATTTAGGAAATTGAGGGCCATGTCCTCGTTAGCGCACGATGAACATCTGTTCGGGTACCTCAGTACATGTGTCGTTTCCAAATCCACAATATGGGATACCAAACTTTGGAATCATGGGTCTGTCACTCAACACATGTTAGGATGATGTGATTAAACTAGAGGCATTTTGGGTTGTGAGAGGTGTCAGTGTCAAAAAACAAGGTATGAACAGTCATCTTGCCATGAGTAGCAACCGATCACTGAAAACAAGGTCATCAATGATACTTCTTTATTAAATATAATGTTTACTTGATATTAAAGCATTCAGATATTTTTcacgaaaaaaaaaacatactctctatatatattttattttgcgTAAACAGTTGACTGACCTGAACGTCAGAGTTGTCACGACGAAAAATTTCTGCCGTCTCACTAACGTTCTTTGCTCTTTTAAGTGTGAAAAATATTCAGTCCAGGTACTCTCTGCTTGATCTCCAGTGTGTCCGAGAataaatccatctgatccgatATAATCGCCCAATAAGCTCAACCCGATTTACCCTGCCTATATCACACATATATCGGTGATCAAAATAATTAGCGAAAAAAATAGTTATAAATAAAACTTAATTTGCCACAATTCGTATTTCAGACCGGCTAAACTAGTTCAGACGTAATCTATGCTAATCGGATGCTGTCGGTTGATGTATTCGAACTAGTTTAGTCGACCTGGTCTAtaacttttaaaaaattaagttttaTTTCTAACTATTTAATCTGCTAGTTATTTTGATCACTGTTTTATAAGataatatcaaaatatattCAAACTCGTCAGATTTTCAGCTGGTGCAATGACTCTTTCTGCAACTTTTATAAAAGATTAAGGTATAAGGTGtctatttatttttcataagaAAAAAATGTTCAATTTTTATATTTCAGATCGGGTTtgctgcaaaaaaaaaaaaaactttaaaaagtattcaagataCAAATTagatataatttattttgtaaattttgtTGTACAAAATTTTGTTACATTGTGGTTGTTATTAACAACGACTAACCCGATTGGAGAAATACTAAGATATTCACTATCGATATGTGCTTAAATGTATTGGTATCTtatctcataaaaaaaaatacaaaaactcttgtgagacgatctaattagttaattttgtgagacaagtttttttatttggatcacaaatgaaaaattattatcttCTTCAAAATAAGTGAGACTCATAAAAAATCTAGTGGGTTTGAGTATATAATAGAATTTTATGGATTTTCCAATTAAACACTTTTAAAATattcaattaaaattttagttATGGCAGAATTTAAACTGCTTTGGTTAGCCGTAACTAGCCGAATTGAAGTTACTGAGTTCCAAGTATACACCGGAATTGTTCGTTTTCTTATTAAAAAATGTAACAATTTAGAAACCtttgtattatttttttgtatttgaatATTTATACTAAGTtatcaaaaaaaataattaaggaTTGCCAAGATTATCTAAAGTGATAAacgaaaattaaattttgaagtcGAAACTATCCAACGAATTCAAGTTTCAAGTGATAAATATCTAATTTTAGATTTTGGTATGTAGATATGCATAGGTCGAGATTCTTCAAGATTCAagtattaaaataaagaaatattggatatatacatatatgtatttatgtatttagAAATTTATGGATATAATTTCGAAATTAGTAAACTAAAATATAATACTAAAATTTAATTAAGATAAAGGGAGATTTGATAGGTAAATGgtgtaataccatattttcgaaattgtAACATATTTATGGATATATAATTCGAAAATAGAGTGACATCCGTATTCGAAAATCACACCTAAAATTTCCacctaaattttgaaaaatgaacTCCAAGTGCTGCTCAAGTTTTCAAGAATTTGGTCGCAAGTGATGTCGATTTTTCGGAGGTTTTTTTTAGGACGAAGTTCTATCAAAGTGCTGTAAGGATCTAGGCAGTATTTTTGAACCAAGCCAATTATTTCTTCATGTTTTCTCTAACCAATAATTAAGGTGAGTgggttttttttccaaaaaattatTATGTCGATTATTAGTCGtttgtttttgaaatttttcgTTCGATCATGTTTCGTTCTTTTTGTATTATAATGAAAAACTGTCATATGTTTCTAGAACTATTAGGATTCAACTTGATATACGATAAGTTTATGTCCATTATATGGCAGGATTGTAACCACTGTTATAAACTCGTCCTTTTAgagaattaaaaattaattaatggtaGCAGTAAACTATGAAAAGTAGATGAATTTATGTGAATATTATGTTTACGCTATAATATTTGCAGTACAAAAATTTGTGTTATGATAAGTTGATTTCGAAAATTATGAatattgttatatatatgtTCGAACGACTTTCACTCGACGAGTGACGACCATATCACTCACATCCTAATCTCCCTCCTCATGTAAGCCTGAAGAACAAATAGAGGAAGAAAAACAAGACCAATTTTGGGGCAGGTTAAAGACGATCCAAGAAGTTTAGTTTAATTGCATTTCTTTTTAAGTTTTGTTTTAATTCAAGTTGCAAGACGCTTCCATTAGtttatttatgctttaaaattttttacGTTGTAAAGAAAATATCGATTATGCCTTATAAATTGGTTGGCTAAACTTTGATGTACGAGTCTTGTTTTCAATtttgtgattgttaaacaacgtcGATATCAACTAATCTGGACTCAGGGCATGACATTTTTATTCCAAGTCATCATCAGTGTATAAATAAAGATTATAAATCCTTCCCATGGAAGTCTTGTCATATTGATTTTAgtgcaaaattttttttttttggtgttttgtaagattattttattgtagtattgatgtgacaacaatgaaaaatgttgatttAACATTGAGAAATATTGCTTTGTTTGATGTCATATCAATAATTAGatcaaaaaattcataaattaaaagtcattgTACCAAGATTAAAATTCGACGAGTTAATAGAAAaaccaaaaaacaaaaaaaaaaacatattagagaAGAAACAAAAAGAGTTTCCCAATTTTTTTATGCAACATGTATTGATCAGTAATAATCGATATAAGACTTGAATGGTATAAAATaggtttaaataaaatattatcttatgaacaaatattttttccatataatatttatttctacatttttaattattattttgtggACAAGAACCAAAATGGATTGTAACATTTTTCCTTGCCCAATAAGAATTGCTTTCTTTGTTGTAAACTTTTTCTTAGcccaataatataatttttttttaaaaaaaccctaaaaaatcgaaataaaattttgatttaagcACCCAAAAAATTGAATTAATGTGCATAAATATTATTGATCAAAGGGGAAGAAACATTCAGTTTTATAAGAATAGCAGTGGTTAAGAAAAAGAGTAAAACtaataaataagaaattttttaaaaataaatatttacgaaaataaagaataaaaatatggaagaaatataataaaataagaaaattaaGGCCAAATCAATAAAAAGATGGAAAGAAAGaggaaacttttaaaataaaaaaagaacatATTATGGGGAAAAACATGCACACGTGTCAATCAATCGTGGACAAGGAGAAAAGTTCAATGAATTCCTCTGTTTTGGgtatttggtttttttttttttttttttttaaaaagttttcTATTGCTATTTAAATTAGCTTCGGCCTTCGTGATAGAGAGAAGGAGCGCAACGAAGAAGAGAGAACCATCTTGtctgaacatgaacatgaacatgaacaagAATATGAACTGAATAATATGTATACATAACAATATTTATACCAAGGAGGATAAATAAGCTACTAACGGTTAGAGATGTAATAAAATCTATAAATTTTGTGATTGAATTCATATATGACAACATGTTAGTAATTCATGTCAAATtatcaaaaaatataaataatagtaAACGCATAACAAATTCCATCGATTGATCAAGTATGAAAGTTATGTATCTTACAAGAAACAGATAATCGACCATCTTACTTTTGATTTAGACGAAAACATAACAGAATTCTTGAATATGTGCATTCGGGCTAAAATTATGCAAGGCCAATTAAATTCAATCAATCAAAAGGAAAGGAATTGGTCGTCCAGTTTAACAGCAAAAGCCcattaaattcaaaaataatagTCTAAAGCTTGCAAGTAGTCAAAACTACCCAGACGCTGAATAAAAGGGCGAATCTGATAGAAGAATATACAGAACTCAACAACTCCAAACTTGCAAAACTCAGCAAATATTTCAAGTTTCTTTAATCtcaatatttcaaatttatttagtTCAAAACATGTTAATTCTAGATTCCAGAAActttatttgaatatttttttttgttttgtaaatcCCTATTGATTTGTATATACAAAATCATGTTGGAATTTAATTTCTTCAAGTTTTAGTTTCGTTCTTTTAGTTTTAGCGTCATATTTTCTCATGAGACTGAGACTTACCAACAAATTTGGTATATATTGTTGTTTTAATTCTTAGAAGTTATATTTTTACTCCAATTGGTGCAATTAGCACTTGACACGCCTGCATCTAcaaattttgtgtgtgtgtgtgtatatatatatatatatatatatatatatatatatatatatatatatatatatatatatatatagatagatagatagatatatGTATGTGAAGAACTAATAATGTTtgatcaaaataaacatttatttggctttataatttttgaaaaatatgatcCATTATATTGTTGCTTAAGTTCGAATATATGATTCTCAGTTTGAAAATTTATGAAACTAGTGTGCTTAAATTTTATGATCACAATTAGAAAATCACGACcttctaaatattttttttgatcATAATTAGAAAATCACGacattctaaataaataaaaaatgcaTCAGCGGTTCGAAATGATAGGGATGGGTTAAAATCATCATTAATTAGATAGTTTCAAATATTTTGTTAAAGTAAATGGTTCGAACATGATTTTTTGAGAAATTTtccaaagttttaaaatttcatatgGATCGAAAATATAAGTCCCAAGGAGTATGGGACAGCTGAGGGAAttatatttcgaatttcttgCGTGAAGTTATTAGCAACTCAAAAATGGCAAAATACGATTACAGAGGTCTAATTGACGAAATTTCTAAAAAATAAGGGCAAGACATAACGAAGAGAACCTTCATGGTGGGTACATCAACTAGCCAAAATCAGTctgtttcataaaataattattgtcTTACCatgataaaaagaaaaaattgcgGATGCATATAAAATTGAACTAGCATGGAAGTAACAAAACTAGAACAAGTGTACAAACTTCAAGAATTATCTTCATCACCAAacctataaaatattttactctTCATCATATAACACGTCTTCGTTCTTATCTGGGGTGCAGAGTAAGAGGGTCAGCATTTTGTGAAACATTCTGCAAGTGGTAGAAGTGCCTGATGGGTTTTGCTTGACTTTTGCAGGAACGGGCAGTAACATAGGATAGATGTCATGTGCATTGCAAATAGGGGTGTCAAAATGTGACACGACCCATCAACCCGACACGAcccaacacgaaaaaaatcaAGTTCGGGTTAaggtttttcgggttcgggttgagtGGATTCGGGTTAGAGCCATGTTAGACGGGTTTCGGGTTGGATCGGGTCGGGTCACGGGTTGACCCgcgaactttttttttaaaaatattacctatatttttatatattttaggtttgaacaaaatttattgtatatttatatgataaattttcatcatttaatatttattttgaatatttttattttttaacaattttttatttgatttagtaaatatacatttaattttttacgattaaactttcaaatttaaatcgaaaattttgttattatgtgtttatattaaaatattattattattttttatttttttgaattttttttaaaaaaattaaaaaaattaataaaattcgggtTAGGCGGGTTAGACGTGTTGAATCAGGTTATAcgggttcgtgttcgggttgagggttttcgggttgcttcgggttcgggttgaaaaaaaataaaaaaattttgcgggttgacccgaaacccgacccaacccacccgtttttttaaaaaaaaattaataaaattcgggttaggcgggttagacgggttgagtcgggttatacgggttcgtgttcgggttgAGGGTTTTCGGCttcgggttgaaaaaaaaataaaaaatttttgcgggttgacccgaaacccgacccaacccacccGATTGACACCCCTAATCGCAAAGGCCATGGATTCTTTGCTCAAGAATTGATGTGGAGACATTGCTTCTACTATAGTTATGGTAGTGAAATTGTCAAGTTCTTCCATAGAAACACGTAAACAAATCTCGAGTTTTTATCTTGTTTTCCACAGAAATGTAAACAAATATATTTCATTAATGTATGTGTTTGGAACCTGAAAAT
This region of Primulina eburnea isolate SZY01 chromosome 14, ASM2296580v1, whole genome shotgun sequence genomic DNA includes:
- the LOC140813150 gene encoding uncharacterized protein, translating into MDQGDKKKRKMEENINIISYADEEENEEEKMEKFFALLKSSRELKERLAIRNSQSHSKKSDNEKAAAAASAWNPAFLFEDFEPSPPTPQAGNECAEAQKAGPSSKTKDEDKNGEEELDLNLSL